A section of the Paenibacillus aurantius genome encodes:
- a CDS encoding RluA family pseudouridine synthase encodes MIRGSVRKGEWLEFHLELREGQSSEGAVKEALSGTDKFWRALAAGGGIQYKGGRVRLHLFPSEKGGYEPEWMDLSILYEDDFCLVADKPAGVPVHPSRPGQGGTLANGIASYYEMSGQACRVRHIHRLDEETTGPVLYAKNEWAQIRLDAAMREKRIERIYSALVEGRLPKRKGTVDAPIGKDRHHASRRRVSPTGVPAVTHYEVVESFDAHTWVRLRLETGRTHQIRVHLAHLGHPLIGDALYGGRPVAGMKRQALHGEKLRWIDPLTGEEREADAPFPSDFAETLEWLRNRSKS; translated from the coding sequence ATGATTCGGGGGTCCGTACGCAAAGGTGAGTGGTTGGAATTTCATTTGGAGCTCCGCGAAGGCCAGTCTTCGGAAGGAGCCGTAAAGGAAGCGCTGTCGGGTACGGATAAGTTCTGGCGGGCTCTCGCAGCCGGCGGAGGCATTCAGTACAAGGGAGGCCGTGTCCGGCTCCATCTGTTTCCGTCGGAGAAAGGCGGGTATGAGCCGGAATGGATGGATCTTTCTATTCTGTATGAGGATGATTTTTGTCTCGTGGCGGATAAACCCGCAGGTGTCCCGGTCCATCCGTCCCGTCCGGGGCAGGGCGGAACGCTCGCGAATGGGATCGCCTCTTATTATGAAATGAGCGGACAGGCGTGCCGGGTACGTCACATTCACCGGCTCGATGAGGAGACGACGGGTCCCGTGCTGTACGCCAAGAACGAATGGGCTCAAATCCGGCTGGATGCCGCTATGAGGGAAAAGAGAATCGAACGCATTTACTCGGCCCTCGTCGAGGGACGCCTGCCGAAGAGGAAAGGCACCGTGGACGCTCCTATCGGGAAGGACCGCCATCATGCTTCCCGGCGGCGGGTAAGCCCCACCGGAGTGCCGGCTGTCACCCATTACGAGGTGGTCGAGTCGTTCGATGCCCATACGTGGGTGAGGCTCCGGCTCGAAACCGGGCGTACGCATCAAATCCGCGTTCACCTGGCCCATCTCGGCCACCCGCTTATCGGGGATGCCTTGTACGGGGGCCGTCCGGTGGCGGGCATGAAGCGGCAGGCGCTTCATGGGGAGAAGCTGCGCTGGATTGATCCGCTGACCGGTGAAGAGAGAGAGGCGGACGCCCCCTTTCCTTCCGATTTTGCCGAGACGCTGGAATGGCTTCGAAACCGCTCGAAAAGCTGA
- a CDS encoding LysM peptidoglycan-binding domain-containing protein, whose amino-acid sequence MTEQRSGLRFDIYERVHLPDGLAGVRELEEAELVPHIQVSEERDYAVIKGHLFLSGRYAGDNGEQGCRLEHLIPVEITMPFNRVHRVEDIRVEIDQFDIDKLSDRSLNVTGVLSLHGIEMLDSSSPAWEEAQDEEVFVHQPDPPTYREPEQEIPYSLAEAESEEEPVQEFNENPLMQELAAEEPAPVHQPVAKQQQGAYHQPDKPEYEPLFGQPQAQPVSSYFTYQEEEAEDPAAEAAADSHAAVSSRILPNPLEPVKAAVQREPKAAIKSAEPAPEPVSSDALEWKKLFIGEEKEQNRFKRMRICIVQKEETLEQIAQRYSINSREIQLFNRLASPEIGEGQIIYIP is encoded by the coding sequence ATGACGGAGCAGCGTTCCGGGTTGAGGTTTGATATTTACGAACGGGTTCATCTGCCGGATGGACTGGCAGGTGTAAGGGAACTGGAGGAAGCGGAGCTGGTTCCTCATATTCAGGTTTCGGAAGAAAGAGACTATGCGGTCATCAAGGGCCACCTGTTTCTTTCGGGCCGGTATGCAGGCGATAACGGGGAGCAGGGTTGCCGGCTGGAGCATTTGATTCCGGTTGAGATTACGATGCCCTTCAACCGTGTCCACCGGGTTGAGGACATACGCGTCGAGATCGACCAGTTCGATATCGACAAGCTGTCCGACCGCAGCTTGAATGTGACGGGAGTTCTGTCGCTGCATGGAATTGAGATGCTGGACAGCTCGTCTCCGGCTTGGGAGGAAGCCCAGGATGAGGAGGTTTTCGTCCATCAGCCTGATCCCCCCACCTACCGGGAGCCGGAGCAGGAGATTCCTTACAGCCTGGCGGAAGCCGAGTCCGAGGAGGAGCCGGTTCAGGAATTCAACGAAAATCCTCTGATGCAGGAGCTGGCGGCGGAAGAGCCGGCACCGGTGCACCAGCCGGTCGCCAAGCAGCAACAGGGAGCTTACCATCAGCCGGATAAGCCGGAGTACGAGCCGTTGTTCGGACAGCCCCAGGCCCAGCCGGTTTCCTCCTATTTTACTTATCAGGAAGAAGAAGCGGAAGACCCGGCGGCAGAGGCGGCTGCTGACAGCCATGCGGCCGTCAGCAGCCGAATCCTGCCGAATCCGCTGGAGCCCGTCAAGGCGGCGGTCCAGCGGGAGCCGAAGGCCGCCATTAAGTCTGCCGAGCCTGCCCCCGAGCCGGTTTCGAGCGACGCGCTGGAATGGAAGAAGCTCTTCATCGGGGAGGAGAAGGAGCAGAACCGGTTCAAGCGGATGAGGATCTGCATTGTGCAGAAGGAAGAGACCCTGGAGCAGATTGCCCAGCGGTACAGCATCAATTCGCGCGAGATCCAGCTCTTCAACCGGCTGGCGAGCCCCGAAATCGGAGAGGGGCAGATCATTTATATTCCCTGA
- a CDS encoding valine--tRNA ligase translates to MAEANETKTQNEMPTQYDPKNAESKWYEYWLKGNYFAAGTRPDAEKFTIVIPPPNVTGMLHIGHALDFTLQDIIIRMKRMQGFDTLWLPGSDHAGIATQAVVETNLRKEGISRHDLGREKFLEKVWEWKELYANRIREQWGKMGLSLDYTRERFTLDAGLSDAVREVFVRLYEKGLIYRGKYIINWDPAARTALSDIEVEYKEVQGNLYHLVYPLKDGSGSITVATTRPETMLGDTAVAVHPEDERYKDMVGKMLVLPIIGREIPVVADEYVEKEFGSGAVKITPAHDPNDFEVGKRHDLPQVLVMDETGTMNANAGKYQGLDRFECRKQIVADMKELGVLVKIEEHVHQVGHSERSGAVVEPYLSTQWFVKMKPLAEAAISAQKAGKGVNFVPERFERTYLNWIENVRDWCISRQLWWGHRIPAWYCEDCGEVQVSRTEAEACSHCGSSKLKQDNDVLDTWFSSALWPFSTLGWPEQTEDLKRFYPTDVLVTGYDIIYFWVARMIFTALEFTGEIPFKDVLMHGLVRDAEGRKMSKSLGNGVDPLEVIEKYGADAMRFMISTGSTPGQDLRFRWEKVEQARNFANKIWNASRFALMNLEGMTAADIDLSGELGTADRWILHRLNETVRDVTRLNESYEFGETGRLLYNFIWDDLCDWYIEFSKLSLYGTDEAAKKSTRSVLAYVLDRTQRLLHPFMPYISEEIWQHLPHEGETITLASWPVYEAGFEAPEAVREMELLMDIIRSVRNIRAEVNVPMSKKIELLVKPANEEYQGILSRNEEYLRRFCSTSLLEIRGDLAAPDKAMTALVTGAELYLPLAGLIDISQEIARLEKELKTLHGEVERIEKKLSNEGFVAKAPAKVIEEEKAKLADYADKRAKVTARLAELQE, encoded by the coding sequence ATGGCGGAAGCTAACGAAACGAAAACGCAGAACGAAATGCCGACCCAGTACGATCCGAAAAACGCGGAGTCCAAATGGTACGAGTACTGGCTGAAAGGAAATTACTTCGCGGCGGGAACAAGACCCGATGCCGAGAAGTTTACGATCGTCATCCCGCCCCCTAACGTCACGGGGATGCTGCATATCGGGCATGCGCTCGATTTTACGCTGCAGGACATCATTATCCGCATGAAGCGGATGCAGGGCTTCGACACGCTGTGGCTGCCGGGGTCGGACCACGCGGGAATCGCCACCCAGGCGGTGGTGGAAACGAACCTCCGCAAGGAAGGAATCAGCCGCCACGACCTGGGCCGCGAGAAGTTTCTCGAGAAGGTATGGGAGTGGAAGGAGCTGTACGCGAATCGAATCCGCGAGCAGTGGGGCAAGATGGGCCTGTCCCTCGATTATACCCGCGAGCGCTTTACCTTGGATGCCGGGCTGTCGGATGCGGTTCGGGAAGTATTCGTCCGTCTCTACGAGAAAGGCTTGATTTACCGCGGCAAGTATATCATCAACTGGGACCCGGCCGCCCGTACGGCGCTGTCGGACATTGAGGTCGAGTACAAAGAGGTTCAGGGCAACCTGTACCACCTCGTGTATCCTCTTAAGGACGGCAGCGGTTCGATTACGGTGGCGACAACCCGTCCGGAGACGATGCTCGGGGATACGGCCGTAGCGGTTCATCCGGAGGACGAGCGGTACAAGGACATGGTGGGCAAAATGCTCGTGCTGCCGATCATCGGCCGGGAGATTCCGGTGGTGGCCGACGAGTATGTCGAGAAGGAGTTCGGAAGCGGTGCGGTCAAAATCACCCCGGCCCACGACCCGAACGATTTCGAGGTCGGCAAGCGGCATGATCTTCCACAGGTTCTTGTCATGGACGAGACGGGGACGATGAATGCGAACGCCGGCAAGTACCAAGGGCTCGACCGCTTCGAATGCCGCAAGCAGATTGTGGCGGACATGAAGGAGCTCGGCGTGCTCGTGAAGATCGAAGAGCATGTTCACCAGGTCGGGCACAGCGAGCGGAGCGGAGCCGTGGTGGAGCCGTATCTGTCCACGCAGTGGTTCGTGAAGATGAAGCCGCTCGCCGAAGCCGCCATCTCCGCCCAGAAGGCGGGCAAGGGCGTCAACTTCGTACCGGAGCGCTTCGAGCGGACGTACCTCAACTGGATCGAGAACGTGCGAGACTGGTGTATCTCCCGCCAGCTTTGGTGGGGCCACCGGATTCCCGCGTGGTACTGCGAGGACTGCGGTGAGGTTCAAGTGTCCCGCACAGAAGCGGAAGCCTGCTCCCATTGCGGCAGCAGCAAGCTGAAGCAGGACAATGACGTGCTCGACACGTGGTTCAGCTCGGCGCTGTGGCCGTTCTCGACGCTTGGCTGGCCGGAGCAGACGGAGGACCTCAAGCGGTTCTATCCGACCGATGTTCTCGTAACGGGCTATGACATCATCTATTTCTGGGTGGCCCGTATGATCTTTACGGCTCTCGAATTCACAGGGGAGATCCCGTTCAAGGATGTTCTCATGCACGGCCTCGTGCGGGATGCCGAAGGCCGCAAAATGTCGAAGTCGCTAGGCAACGGAGTCGATCCTCTTGAGGTGATCGAGAAGTACGGCGCCGACGCGATGCGCTTCATGATCTCCACGGGCAGCACGCCGGGACAGGATCTCCGCTTCCGCTGGGAGAAGGTCGAGCAGGCGCGGAATTTTGCCAACAAGATCTGGAATGCGTCCCGCTTCGCCCTCATGAACCTGGAAGGCATGACCGCAGCCGATATCGACCTGTCCGGAGAGCTCGGCACCGCCGACCGCTGGATTCTTCACCGCCTGAACGAAACGGTACGCGATGTCACCCGCTTGAACGAATCGTATGAATTTGGGGAAACGGGCCGTCTGCTGTATAATTTCATCTGGGACGATCTGTGCGACTGGTATATCGAGTTCAGCAAGCTGTCTCTTTACGGAACGGACGAGGCGGCAAAGAAAAGCACCCGCTCGGTGCTTGCCTATGTGCTTGACCGGACCCAGCGCCTCTTGCATCCGTTCATGCCGTACATCAGCGAGGAGATCTGGCAGCACCTGCCGCATGAAGGCGAGACGATCACGCTCGCTTCCTGGCCGGTTTACGAGGCCGGATTCGAAGCTCCGGAAGCCGTACGGGAGATGGAGCTCCTCATGGACATCATCCGTTCGGTGCGCAATATCCGCGCCGAAGTGAACGTGCCGATGAGCAAGAAGATCGAGCTCTTGGTGAAGCCGGCGAACGAGGAATACCAGGGTATCCTCTCCCGTAACGAAGAGTACCTGCGCCGCTTCTGCAGCACCTCTCTGCTCGAGATCCGCGGAGACCTCGCGGCACCGGACAAGGCAATGACCGCCCTCGTGACGGGCGCCGAGCTCTACCTGCCGCTTGCCGGGCTGATCGATATCTCGCAGGAAATCGCGCGTCTTGAGAAAGAGCTGAAGACGCTGCACGGCGAGGTGGAGCGCATCGAGAAGAAGCTGTCCAACGAGGGCTTCGTGGCGAAGGCGCCAGCCAAGGTAATCGAGGAAGAGAAGGCGAAGCTGGCCGATTATGCGGATAAGCGGGCTAAGGTGACCGCACGGCTGGCCGAGCTCCAAGAATAG